From Micromonospora echinospora, one genomic window encodes:
- a CDS encoding PucR family transcriptional regulator: MAVTVAQVLALPELRLRMVAGGTGVGNEVRWVHVSETVDPTPWLRGGELLLTTGMRITDPAEFGPYLHRLADAGLAGLGFGVGLDHPDVPEPLRAAAEERGLPVLEIPVDAPYVAISEGVSNLLAAERYDTIARAFDAQQTLTAAALESGRGGIVTAISRAVDGWAVLTDTAATVVRAWPPEAGERLPALLPDLMRTRERGIRASSAVVTPRESIAIHTLGARGRMRGFLVAGVPGRASDYSRMVLAGGVALLSLEMERSQAASRQLRRLRADTLLQLLRGAIAPAVAHQHVTGWDLDPTALRVATYLCDASRGEPLGDRVNELMSEANLPGAAVVQTTGRQARVTVLTDGSDRTARALARLASVRPTVALGLGDVVPVERVTHSHRAASHAAEVGQAERRAVTRFDDLEALQMLFHAQSPQALAGFVRRVLGPLQQHDGGRDGTLLGTLRAFLAHNGHWNETAAELGIHRHTLRARIERIERITGRDLASAYERMELWLALLADGAADPDDTRPAPDRT, encoded by the coding sequence ATGGCGGTAACCGTCGCGCAGGTTCTCGCGCTGCCGGAACTGCGGCTGCGGATGGTGGCCGGCGGCACCGGTGTGGGCAACGAGGTGCGCTGGGTGCACGTCAGCGAGACGGTGGACCCGACCCCGTGGCTGCGCGGTGGGGAACTCCTGCTCACCACCGGTATGCGGATCACCGACCCGGCGGAGTTCGGGCCGTACCTGCACCGGCTCGCCGACGCCGGGCTGGCCGGACTCGGCTTCGGGGTCGGGCTCGACCACCCCGACGTCCCCGAACCGCTGCGGGCCGCCGCCGAGGAACGCGGCCTGCCCGTGCTGGAGATCCCGGTCGACGCGCCCTACGTGGCGATCTCCGAGGGCGTGTCCAACCTGCTCGCCGCCGAGCGGTACGACACCATCGCGCGCGCCTTCGACGCCCAGCAGACGCTGACCGCCGCCGCGTTGGAGTCCGGACGGGGCGGCATCGTCACCGCGATCTCCCGGGCGGTCGACGGCTGGGCGGTGCTCACCGACACGGCGGCCACCGTCGTCCGGGCCTGGCCGCCCGAGGCCGGCGAGCGGCTGCCCGCCCTGCTCCCGGACCTCATGCGTACCCGGGAACGGGGCATCCGGGCGAGCAGCGCGGTGGTCACCCCGCGCGAGTCCATCGCGATCCACACCCTCGGCGCCCGGGGCCGGATGCGCGGCTTCCTGGTCGCCGGCGTGCCGGGTCGGGCCAGCGACTACAGCCGGATGGTGCTGGCCGGCGGGGTGGCCCTGCTGTCGCTGGAGATGGAACGTTCGCAGGCGGCCAGCCGGCAACTGCGCCGGTTGCGCGCCGACACCCTGCTCCAACTGCTCCGTGGCGCGATCGCGCCGGCGGTGGCCCACCAGCACGTCACCGGCTGGGACCTCGACCCCACCGCCCTGCGGGTCGCCACGTACCTCTGCGACGCGAGCCGGGGCGAACCCCTGGGCGACCGGGTGAACGAGCTGATGAGCGAGGCGAACCTGCCCGGGGCGGCGGTGGTCCAGACCACCGGCCGGCAGGCCCGGGTCACCGTGCTCACCGACGGCTCGGACCGCACCGCCCGCGCCCTCGCCCGACTGGCCTCGGTCCGTCCCACCGTCGCGCTCGGTCTGGGCGACGTGGTGCCCGTCGAACGCGTCACGCACTCGCACCGTGCGGCCAGTCACGCCGCCGAGGTCGGCCAGGCCGAACGGCGGGCGGTGACCCGCTTCGACGACCTGGAAGCTCTCCAGATGCTGTTCCACGCCCAGTCACCCCAGGCGCTCGCGGGCTTCGTCCGCCGGGTGCTCGGCCCGCTCCAGCAACACGACGGTGGCCGGGACGGGACCCTGCTGGGCACCCTGCGCGCGTTCCTCGCGCACAACGGGCACTGGAACGAGACCGCCGCCGAACTCGGCATCCACCGGCACACCCTGCGGGCCCGGATCGAGCGCATCGAACGGATCACCGGCCGCGACCTCGCCTCCGCCTACGAACGCATGGAGCTGTGGCTCGCCCTGCTCGCCGACGGCGCCGCCGACCCGGACGACACCCGCCCGGCACCCGACCGGACGTAG
- a CDS encoding ABC transporter substrate-binding protein: MKKSATWVSVAVAAALLAGCGGTDEPATNASSDNPLNAMLPESVRNAGRLNVGNSPVYPPMSYLPEGTEDREKRQGFDVDLARAIGEKLGVTVTFVTQEYEQYIPSLATGRIDLVQSAMQDLESRRDTVDFVDYYTTGPQLFTRADRAGQFPTEADVCGHKVAVDSGDTGYRAALTEFNTRVCAAAGKPPVQELTTNGTADALLQLQQGRADVSIRGAESIRYVTKEQEPGKYALIGKPIAEIPVGIGVSKKETQLRDAVAAALKALIEDGTYAKIGEKWGLSDILRPAVTVNGQPAA; encoded by the coding sequence GTGAAGAAGTCAGCCACATGGGTGAGCGTGGCGGTCGCGGCGGCGCTCCTCGCCGGTTGCGGCGGCACGGACGAGCCGGCGACCAACGCGTCGTCCGACAACCCGCTCAACGCGATGCTCCCCGAGTCGGTCCGCAACGCCGGTCGGCTCAACGTCGGTAACAGCCCGGTCTATCCCCCGATGTCCTACCTGCCGGAGGGCACCGAGGACCGCGAGAAGCGGCAGGGTTTCGACGTCGACCTGGCCCGGGCCATCGGCGAGAAGCTCGGCGTCACCGTCACGTTCGTCACACAGGAGTACGAGCAGTACATCCCGTCCCTGGCCACCGGCCGGATCGACCTGGTGCAGTCCGCCATGCAGGACCTGGAGTCGCGCCGGGACACGGTCGACTTCGTCGACTACTACACCACCGGACCGCAGCTGTTCACCCGCGCCGACCGGGCCGGCCAGTTCCCGACCGAGGCCGACGTCTGCGGGCACAAGGTGGCGGTGGACAGCGGCGACACCGGATACCGGGCGGCGCTCACCGAGTTCAACACCCGGGTCTGCGCCGCCGCCGGCAAGCCGCCGGTCCAGGAACTGACCACGAACGGCACGGCCGACGCGCTGTTGCAGTTGCAGCAGGGCCGCGCCGACGTGAGCATCCGGGGCGCGGAGTCCATCCGGTACGTCACGAAGGAGCAGGAACCCGGCAAGTACGCGCTAATCGGCAAGCCGATCGCGGAGATCCCGGTCGGCATCGGCGTCAGCAAGAAGGAGACGCAGTTGCGCGACGCGGTGGCGGCGGCACTCAAGGCGCTGATCGAGGACGGCACCTACGCCAAGATCGGCGAAAAGTGGGGCCTGTCGGACATCCTGCGTCCGGCGGTGACCGTCAACGGCCAGCCGGCGGCCTGA
- a CDS encoding amidohydrolase family protein — protein MTVTVLRGGTVFTPQPAGTADVVVGGRDVLAVTAAGDPPSGGPPTGSPGAVVHDCAGLLVVPGLVDGHLHIVGGGGGAGYHSRIPELPADVIVEAGTTTCVGMPGVDPVSKGPETLLARAYALPVAGPRAWVMAGGFHWPPPTLTGSLLRDLYLLPHLVGVKVALYEHKATCPDLAELTRLLRELEWAAGATGRAALLHVHLGTADGDPDLLPRALDASGADPRRLQVTHANYGPRTLDLAARIGAAGSWVDVNPLINPARIVGAVAPVDAVAELLDRGVPADRLTLSSDGNASVPRTLPDGTREEFAYRVELLPTVRALVDTGTLDLPRALALVTRNPATALGLAGTGTLRPGVPADVVVLDPELRVRRVFRDGTELVRDGRAVAPAPFRPSPGGVAAGAGPDTGSR, from the coding sequence ATGACCGTCACCGTCCTGCGCGGCGGCACCGTGTTCACCCCGCAGCCGGCCGGCACCGCCGACGTGGTCGTCGGTGGACGTGACGTCCTCGCCGTGACGGCGGCGGGTGATCCCCCGTCCGGCGGCCCACCGACCGGGTCGCCGGGCGCGGTGGTCCACGACTGCGCCGGCCTGCTGGTGGTGCCCGGGCTGGTCGACGGGCACCTGCACATCGTCGGTGGCGGCGGCGGCGCGGGATACCACTCCCGGATCCCGGAGCTGCCGGCCGACGTGATCGTCGAGGCCGGCACCACCACCTGCGTCGGGATGCCCGGCGTCGACCCGGTCAGCAAGGGGCCGGAGACGCTGCTCGCCCGGGCGTACGCCTTGCCGGTCGCCGGCCCACGCGCCTGGGTGATGGCCGGCGGGTTCCACTGGCCGCCGCCCACCCTGACCGGGTCCCTGCTGCGGGACCTCTACCTGCTGCCACACCTGGTCGGCGTGAAGGTGGCCCTGTACGAGCACAAGGCCACCTGCCCCGACCTCGCCGAACTCACCCGGCTGCTGCGGGAGCTGGAGTGGGCGGCCGGGGCCACCGGCCGGGCGGCCCTGCTGCACGTGCACCTCGGCACCGCGGACGGCGACCCGGACCTGCTCCCGCGGGCCCTGGACGCCTCCGGAGCGGACCCGCGCCGGCTCCAGGTCACCCATGCCAACTACGGTCCCCGGACACTCGACCTGGCCGCCCGGATCGGTGCCGCCGGTTCCTGGGTCGACGTCAACCCGCTGATCAACCCGGCCCGCATCGTCGGTGCGGTGGCCCCGGTCGACGCGGTCGCGGAACTGCTCGACCGGGGGGTGCCGGCCGACCGGCTCACCCTCAGCAGCGACGGGAACGCCTCCGTGCCCCGGACGCTGCCGGACGGCACCCGGGAGGAGTTCGCCTACCGGGTGGAGCTGCTGCCGACCGTCCGCGCGCTGGTCGACACCGGCACCCTCGACCTGCCCCGCGCCCTGGCCCTGGTGACCCGCAACCCCGCCACCGCGCTCGGCCTGGCCGGGACCGGCACGCTGCGGCCCGGCGTACCGGCCGACGTCGTCGTGCTCGACCCGGAGCTGCGGGTCCGCCGGGTGTTCCGGGACGGCACCGAACTGGTCCGGGACGGCCGGGCGGTCGCCCCCGCCCCGTTCCGGCCGTCGCCGGGCGGGGTCGCCGCCGGCGCGGGCCCGGACACCGGGAGCCGCTGA
- a CDS encoding alcohol dehydrogenase catalytic domain-containing protein gives MRHVLFQDPGPASAGPPVPVWVDAATPTPGPEQVLIEVHAAGLNRADLLQRDADYRPPAGESAVPGLECAGRIVALGSGVTDLRIGDRVCALLGSGGYATHVVAPQAQVLAVPDKWSMTEAAALPEALATAWWNLRMLGGLRPGDRVLVHAANSGVGTMAVRLARALGASVAGTVRTAALAERVRVLGADPVVVSTAADAERTLREQAPEGFDIVLDLVGAAVAGLTLTGLRTGGRWLCVGVLSGDEVALSLRAVIRRRLVLTGGSIRSLPATEKAAILADLRRSGPWTAPDGIRPVLAATYPATGVTTALEHLERGGLLGKIVLDFPR, from the coding sequence ATGCGACACGTGCTCTTCCAGGACCCGGGACCGGCGTCCGCCGGGCCGCCGGTGCCGGTCTGGGTCGACGCCGCCACCCCGACGCCCGGCCCCGAGCAGGTGCTGATCGAGGTGCACGCGGCCGGGCTCAACCGCGCCGACCTGCTGCAACGCGACGCCGACTACCGGCCGCCGGCCGGCGAGTCGGCGGTACCCGGGCTGGAGTGCGCCGGTCGGATCGTCGCGCTGGGCAGCGGGGTCACCGACCTGCGGATCGGTGACCGGGTCTGCGCCCTGCTCGGCAGCGGCGGGTACGCCACCCACGTCGTCGCGCCGCAGGCCCAGGTGCTGGCGGTGCCCGACAAGTGGAGCATGACGGAGGCCGCCGCGCTGCCGGAGGCCCTGGCCACCGCCTGGTGGAACCTGCGGATGCTCGGCGGTCTGCGCCCCGGCGACCGGGTGCTGGTGCACGCGGCCAACTCCGGCGTGGGCACCATGGCCGTCCGCCTGGCCCGGGCGCTCGGCGCGAGCGTCGCCGGCACCGTCCGCACCGCCGCGCTGGCCGAACGGGTACGGGTCCTCGGCGCCGACCCGGTGGTGGTGTCCACGGCGGCCGACGCGGAGCGAACCCTGCGGGAGCAGGCCCCGGAGGGCTTCGACATCGTGCTCGACCTGGTCGGCGCGGCGGTCGCCGGTCTCACCCTGACCGGGCTGCGCACCGGAGGCCGGTGGCTCTGCGTCGGCGTGCTCAGCGGCGACGAGGTCGCCCTCAGCCTGCGCGCCGTGATCCGGCGTCGGCTCGTGCTGACCGGCGGGTCGATCCGCAGCCTGCCGGCCACCGAGAAGGCCGCCATCCTCGCCGACCTGCGGCGTTCCGGGCCGTGGACGGCACCGGACGGGATCCGCCCGGTGCTCGCCGCCACGTACCCGGCGACCGGGGTCACCACCGCCCTGGAGCACCTGGAACGCGGTGGCCTGCTCGGCAAGATCGTGCTCGATTTCCCCCGCTGA
- a CDS encoding LLM class flavin-dependent oxidoreductase, whose amino-acid sequence MTPTAPAPSPATERVGLALGYDPAVSVRQMAGSAAAAERAGFDTAFFSETLFTNRDSVSALTAFGLATERVTLGTTQVVRLRSPLVMAQTAATLDELSGGRLVLVVGAFTAKHAARNGRPLTDPVTTLREYVESIRALLTGERVTYRGEVVQLDDVGLNFTPLRPDIPIWIAAASRRGLVNAAKLGDGVLLDAGTSPEYSANAVELLRRSCEKIDRDPAELTVAQLVNTSIEDDRETAVAAIRWEVATKFTYASTPKAKMSVGEPAIDPDDLPRFADAFARGGKAALQEILPERYVTSLTATGTADDVRDRIAAYRQAGVTLPLVRPAAPHQLDRLLRTFGRPEAG is encoded by the coding sequence GTGACCCCGACCGCACCCGCCCCGAGTCCCGCCACGGAACGCGTCGGACTGGCGCTCGGCTACGACCCGGCGGTGTCCGTCCGGCAGATGGCCGGCTCGGCCGCCGCCGCCGAGCGGGCCGGTTTCGACACCGCCTTCTTCTCCGAGACGCTGTTCACCAACCGCGACTCGGTCAGCGCCCTCACCGCGTTCGGACTGGCCACCGAACGGGTCACCCTCGGCACCACCCAGGTGGTCCGGCTGCGCAGCCCGCTGGTGATGGCGCAGACGGCGGCCACCCTCGACGAGCTGAGCGGCGGACGACTCGTCCTGGTGGTCGGGGCGTTCACCGCCAAGCACGCCGCCCGCAACGGCCGGCCGTTGACGGACCCGGTCACCACCCTGCGGGAGTACGTCGAGTCGATCCGGGCGCTGCTCACCGGGGAACGGGTCACCTACCGGGGCGAAGTGGTGCAGCTCGACGACGTGGGCCTGAACTTCACCCCGCTCCGGCCGGACATCCCGATCTGGATCGCCGCCGCCAGCCGCCGGGGGCTGGTCAACGCGGCGAAGCTGGGCGACGGGGTGCTGCTCGACGCCGGAACGTCCCCCGAGTACTCGGCCAACGCGGTCGAGCTGCTCCGACGCAGCTGCGAGAAGATCGACCGGGACCCGGCCGAGCTGACCGTGGCGCAGTTGGTCAACACCTCCATCGAGGACGACCGGGAGACCGCCGTCGCCGCGATCCGCTGGGAGGTCGCGACCAAGTTCACCTACGCGTCCACGCCGAAGGCCAAGATGTCGGTGGGCGAACCGGCCATCGACCCGGACGACCTGCCCCGGTTCGCCGACGCCTTCGCCCGGGGCGGCAAGGCCGCGCTCCAGGAGATCCTGCCCGAACGGTACGTCACCTCGTTGACCGCCACCGGCACCGCCGACGACGTGCGGGACCGGATCGCCGCGTACCGGCAGGCCGGGGTCACCCTGCCACTGGTCCGCCCGGCCGCGCCGCACCAGCTCGACCGCCTGCTGCGCACCTTCGGCCGCCCCGAGGCGGGGTGA
- a CDS encoding SMI1/KNR4 family protein yields the protein MTDDWSDVPPRLARLAADPQAGEVFGAGDHGFVLEPPLSEAELAELEGQLRLELPAEYRSFLLTAGRGGAGPAYGLFPLRRTGQGWRWEGDGADLTDLDTLDQSFAHTEAFNPADDLPPQPDEDDFDSPEALEAAEDAYQELYDSVVYTGAHSVGLLYLCHLGCALREALVVSGPARGQMWADDRAEGGGLRPLLDEDGVPLGFARWYRRWLDSCPTPVTG from the coding sequence ATGACTGACGACTGGTCCGACGTGCCGCCCCGGCTCGCCCGGCTGGCCGCCGACCCGCAGGCCGGGGAGGTCTTCGGCGCAGGTGACCACGGGTTCGTCCTCGAACCGCCGCTGTCCGAGGCGGAACTGGCCGAACTGGAGGGACAACTGCGGCTGGAACTGCCGGCCGAGTACCGGTCGTTCCTGCTGACGGCGGGCCGTGGCGGCGCCGGCCCGGCGTACGGGCTCTTCCCGCTGCGCCGGACCGGGCAGGGGTGGCGGTGGGAGGGCGACGGTGCCGACCTGACCGACCTGGACACCCTCGACCAGTCCTTCGCGCACACCGAGGCGTTCAACCCGGCCGACGACCTGCCCCCGCAGCCGGACGAGGACGACTTCGACTCGCCCGAGGCGTTGGAGGCCGCCGAGGACGCCTACCAGGAGTTGTACGATTCGGTGGTCTACACCGGCGCGCACTCCGTCGGCCTGCTCTACCTCTGCCACCTCGGGTGCGCCCTGCGGGAGGCGCTGGTGGTCAGCGGCCCGGCGCGCGGGCAGATGTGGGCCGACGACAGGGCCGAAGGGGGCGGTCTCCGGCCGCTCCTCGACGAGGACGGCGTGCCGCTGGGCTTCGCCCGCTGGTACCGACGCTGGCTGGACTCCTGCCCCACCCCGGTCACCGGCTGA
- a CDS encoding SWIM zinc finger family protein, with amino-acid sequence MNALQTYRYLRPSALSDGDLALQTSGGPSANPRFFVGFLTAPRAAASGLLAVAEVARTRYHQPVNPASLDPVVTGSRDRLRFESFSGCCGVYARLDVSPAGFDGDVVEHGTTNVDVNAPLREALARVGGLDPLHLSVGPDDLTVSTMDGPVVEKKVPLPARWLRGFAEVHVLAAEMTLRAEVPATEAAAFLRRLPSAGDRSVLWAVPAGRTLRLTSRPGPGAICLAGAGRLAALRGLLRFATTLRVYGPAVGAGSPATASVWELDTGGMRLSLTLSPEPYRGFSGEGGVLASLASDDVTDDAALVSVLLSWDPTIDVPTLAAQAGLTDERVRAALVQLGTAGRVGYDVAEQAYFHRVLPYDAGRAERDNPRLVGARALVEAGAVGRDGDVATVSHGTEVYRVRRLPDGGYTCTCRWWSRHRGERGPCKHALAVSMVEVSA; translated from the coding sequence GTGAACGCGCTTCAGACGTACCGCTACCTCCGACCGTCCGCCCTGAGCGACGGTGACCTGGCCTTGCAGACCAGCGGCGGCCCCTCGGCGAACCCCCGCTTCTTCGTCGGCTTCCTCACCGCGCCCCGGGCCGCCGCGTCCGGGCTGCTGGCGGTCGCCGAGGTCGCCCGGACCCGCTACCACCAGCCGGTCAATCCGGCGAGCCTGGACCCGGTGGTCACCGGCAGCCGGGACCGGCTGCGGTTCGAGTCCTTCTCCGGCTGCTGCGGGGTGTACGCGCGCCTCGACGTCTCCCCCGCCGGCTTCGACGGCGACGTCGTCGAGCACGGCACCACCAACGTGGACGTCAACGCGCCGCTGCGGGAGGCGCTGGCCCGGGTCGGCGGCCTCGACCCGCTGCACCTGTCGGTCGGCCCGGACGACCTCACCGTGTCGACCATGGACGGTCCGGTGGTGGAGAAGAAGGTGCCGCTGCCGGCCCGCTGGCTGCGCGGTTTCGCCGAGGTGCACGTGCTGGCCGCCGAGATGACCCTGCGCGCCGAGGTCCCGGCGACCGAGGCGGCGGCGTTCCTGCGCCGGCTGCCGTCCGCCGGTGACCGGTCGGTGCTCTGGGCGGTGCCGGCCGGCCGGACGCTACGGCTGACCTCCCGTCCCGGCCCGGGGGCGATCTGCCTGGCCGGGGCCGGTCGGCTGGCCGCGCTGCGCGGGCTGCTGCGCTTCGCCACGACGCTGCGCGTGTACGGACCGGCGGTGGGCGCCGGGTCACCGGCGACGGCGAGCGTCTGGGAGCTGGACACCGGCGGGATGCGGCTGTCGCTGACCCTGTCCCCGGAGCCGTACCGGGGGTTCTCCGGCGAGGGCGGCGTCCTGGCATCCCTGGCCTCCGACGACGTCACCGACGACGCCGCGCTGGTCAGCGTCCTGCTGTCCTGGGATCCGACGATCGACGTGCCGACGCTGGCCGCGCAGGCGGGCCTGACCGACGAGCGGGTCCGGGCCGCCCTGGTGCAGTTGGGCACTGCCGGCCGGGTCGGGTACGACGTGGCCGAGCAGGCGTACTTCCACCGGGTGCTGCCGTACGACGCCGGCCGGGCCGAGCGGGACAATCCCCGGCTGGTCGGGGCGCGGGCGCTGGTGGAGGCCGGGGCGGTGGGCCGGGACGGGGACGTCGCCACGGTCAGCCACGGCACCGAGGTCTACCGGGTCCGTCGCCTCCCCGACGGCGGGTACACCTGCACCTGCCGGTGGTGGAGCCGGCACCGGGGCGAACGGGGGCCGTGCAAGCACGCGCTCGCCGTGTCCATGGTGGAGGTGTCGGCGTGA
- a CDS encoding DUF6493 family protein, with translation MTDGRFDYLNTGGVRAAKVAVTGLTDEQRRDMAKALLVHIRNQENPWFWEARATALAVVAVGCLPSAAQAAQLLGRRSVSLRAVQTRLVVEVARERGVTWLADLAYRLADKLPRTDPDDGWEFIGELLAAEQAPPPTGDLFVTGWVRHLAWPREQRQRGVPLPERLAADPFLDALLPRLFEVDGIGVHMSFDALWSRDRDDPENRAKMALPRALAALAGTGRLDQAVLLDGCLSRLLRDDRPAALRVFTALLDHLAPTTTEVADRAAGYLRLLADAPAPVATMAQKALRQWDGAEITDVLDASRAVLARPDKALVKAQLTWLDRLARRLPDRAAEIAEVLAEALDHPAADIRDRVATLTARHGHAPAPAVVTVVGDELPSPAGPPPAPPPITDPDELAEEVGVLLDGRTEALALDRVLDGVVRLAGADRPALHRALVPVLDRHRHSMYEHRWDPCCICELVGGVLYTAVEPARAADRRGRWQALTAAVGRTPEPDPQNPAPARVPAPHRLWRARIAEVGMRIGESAYPGLLAMPTSATGAVDPLALYERIARLGSAGPWRWDLTQALLRLPPGSDEPLAAKARALRSPAGDRLATWLRDGGLPDPVAEVLTVPRRERRKQTNRWATDWEYDQLPERRRQVRLTPPEGYTDRFGLLTVPPAPLGGNQGDRAAFWASVLPWHPGVVAAHALPEVASAADQDVRGATAVLPVLAESGGAGGPALDLALAYGFGARHEADRIAALDALLLLAAAGTLDAPAVGGHLGTLVTDGNVLPTRAVSPLRDAATAGAPLSTWRLLAAALPALLAAPTAPRGTPDLLSLAAETATRTGVRIEVPGLAEVAGRGGSSRLVREARRLAEALDR, from the coding sequence GTGACCGACGGACGCTTCGACTACCTGAACACCGGGGGCGTCCGGGCCGCGAAGGTGGCCGTCACCGGGCTCACCGACGAGCAGCGCCGCGACATGGCGAAGGCCCTGCTGGTCCACATCCGCAACCAGGAGAACCCCTGGTTCTGGGAGGCGCGGGCCACCGCGCTGGCGGTGGTGGCGGTGGGCTGCCTGCCCAGCGCCGCCCAGGCCGCCCAACTGCTCGGCCGGCGGTCGGTCTCGCTACGCGCGGTGCAGACCAGGCTGGTGGTCGAGGTGGCGCGGGAGCGGGGCGTGACCTGGCTGGCCGACCTGGCGTACCGCCTGGCGGACAAGTTGCCGCGCACCGACCCGGACGACGGGTGGGAGTTCATCGGCGAGCTGCTCGCCGCCGAGCAGGCCCCGCCGCCGACCGGGGACCTCTTCGTCACCGGATGGGTACGGCACCTGGCCTGGCCACGGGAGCAGCGGCAGCGGGGCGTCCCGCTGCCGGAGCGGCTCGCCGCCGACCCGTTCCTCGACGCCCTGCTGCCCCGCCTCTTCGAGGTCGACGGCATCGGCGTGCACATGTCGTTCGACGCCCTCTGGTCCCGGGACCGGGACGACCCGGAAAACCGGGCGAAGATGGCCCTGCCCCGGGCGCTGGCGGCGCTCGCCGGCACCGGCCGGCTGGACCAGGCGGTCCTGCTCGACGGGTGCCTCAGCCGACTGCTGCGCGACGACCGGCCGGCGGCGCTGCGCGTCTTCACCGCCCTGCTCGACCACCTCGCCCCGACCACGACGGAGGTCGCCGACCGGGCCGCCGGTTACCTGCGGCTGCTCGCGGACGCCCCGGCGCCGGTCGCCACGATGGCCCAGAAGGCGCTGCGGCAGTGGGACGGCGCCGAGATCACCGACGTGCTCGACGCGTCCCGGGCGGTGCTGGCCCGGCCGGACAAGGCCCTGGTGAAGGCCCAGCTGACCTGGCTCGACCGGCTCGCCCGCCGACTACCGGACCGGGCCGCCGAGATCGCCGAGGTGCTCGCGGAGGCGCTCGACCACCCCGCCGCCGACATCCGGGACCGGGTCGCCACACTGACCGCCCGACACGGCCACGCGCCCGCCCCGGCGGTGGTCACCGTCGTCGGGGACGAGCTGCCGTCGCCGGCCGGACCGCCGCCCGCGCCGCCGCCGATCACCGACCCGGACGAACTGGCCGAGGAGGTCGGGGTCCTGCTGGACGGCAGGACGGAGGCGCTGGCACTGGACCGGGTGCTCGACGGGGTGGTCCGCCTGGCCGGCGCCGACCGGCCCGCCCTGCACCGGGCGCTGGTCCCGGTGCTGGACCGGCACCGGCACAGCATGTACGAACACCGGTGGGACCCGTGCTGCATCTGCGAGCTGGTCGGCGGGGTGCTGTACACGGCGGTCGAGCCGGCGCGGGCCGCCGACCGGCGTGGCCGGTGGCAGGCGCTGACGGCCGCGGTCGGCCGGACGCCCGAGCCGGACCCGCAGAACCCGGCGCCGGCCCGGGTGCCCGCCCCGCACCGGCTGTGGCGGGCCCGGATCGCCGAGGTCGGCATGCGGATCGGCGAGTCCGCCTACCCGGGGCTGCTCGCCATGCCGACCTCGGCCACCGGGGCGGTGGACCCGCTGGCCCTCTACGAGCGGATCGCCCGCCTCGGCTCGGCCGGCCCGTGGCGGTGGGACCTCACCCAGGCGTTGCTGCGGCTGCCCCCCGGGTCCGACGAGCCGCTCGCCGCGAAGGCGCGGGCGCTGCGCAGCCCGGCCGGTGACCGGCTCGCCACCTGGCTGCGCGACGGTGGCCTGCCCGATCCGGTCGCCGAGGTCCTCACCGTGCCCCGCCGGGAACGCCGCAAGCAAACCAACCGCTGGGCGACCGACTGGGAGTACGACCAGTTGCCCGAGCGACGCCGGCAGGTGCGGCTCACCCCGCCCGAGGGGTACACCGACCGGTTCGGGCTGCTCACCGTGCCGCCCGCGCCCCTCGGCGGCAACCAGGGCGACCGGGCGGCGTTCTGGGCGTCGGTGCTGCCCTGGCATCCGGGTGTGGTGGCGGCGCACGCGCTGCCCGAGGTCGCCAGCGCCGCCGACCAGGACGTCCGGGGAGCCACGGCGGTCCTGCCGGTGCTCGCCGAGAGCGGCGGCGCGGGTGGCCCCGCCCTCGACCTGGCCCTGGCGTACGGCTTCGGGGCCCGGCACGAGGCCGACCGGATCGCCGCCCTCGACGCCCTCCTGCTGCTCGCCGCCGCCGGCACCCTGGACGCCCCGGCTGTCGGCGGCCACCTCGGCACGCTGGTCACCGACGGCAACGTGCTGCCCACCCGGGCGGTGTCCCCGCTGCGGGACGCGGCCACCGCCGGTGCCCCGCTGAGCACCTGGCGGCTGCTCGCCGCCGCCCTGCCGGCGCTGCTCGCCGCGCCGACCGCGCCCCGGGGCACCCCGGACCTGCTGAGCCTGGCGGCCGAGACGGCCACCCGGACCGGTGTGCGGATCGAGGTGCCGGGGCTGGCCGAGGTCGCCGGCCGGGGCGGGTCGAGCCGACTGGTCCGCGAGGCGCGACGGCTTGCCGAGGCGCTCGACCGGTAA